One window from the genome of Kaistella carnis encodes:
- a CDS encoding ferritin-like domain-containing protein, protein MNLLNILDRLADDHFYSKIGSRSEGLSHMANFGKKAAITGIPLGLGSFMATSAKAETVTTTSTYSAASAASALTDALQLALTLEYLEDEYYRTGLAKAGLIPGGDKVVFQQISKHETAHVAFLKATLTSLGTEPGAKPEFDFTVNGAFQPFDDYAQFMVLAQAFEDTGVRAYKGQAGNVASNKAVLQAALQIHSVEARHASQVRRMRANKGWVELANGGNMPAATDAVYAGEDNLNQAGYNTSTLFGATAGSASFDEILTGSDAAAIAGLFIV, encoded by the coding sequence ATGAACTTACTAAATATATTAGACAGACTCGCAGACGATCACTTCTATTCTAAAATTGGTTCGCGCTCAGAGGGACTTTCACATATGGCAAATTTTGGAAAAAAAGCGGCAATTACGGGTATTCCTTTAGGATTGGGCTCTTTTATGGCAACTTCTGCAAAAGCAGAAACTGTAACCACAACAAGTACATATTCTGCAGCTTCAGCGGCTTCAGCATTGACGGATGCTTTGCAACTGGCTTTGACTTTAGAATATCTTGAAGATGAATATTACAGAACAGGTCTTGCAAAAGCAGGGTTAATTCCGGGAGGTGATAAAGTCGTTTTTCAGCAAATCAGCAAGCATGAAACTGCTCACGTTGCATTTTTAAAAGCTACATTAACATCTTTGGGAACTGAGCCCGGAGCCAAACCTGAGTTTGATTTTACGGTAAATGGTGCATTTCAGCCTTTTGATGATTATGCGCAATTTATGGTTTTAGCACAGGCTTTTGAAGATACTGGAGTTAGAGCTTATAAAGGTCAGGCTGGTAATGTAGCTTCTAACAAAGCTGTTTTGCAGGCTGCATTGCAGATACATTCTGTGGAAGCGAGACATGCATCTCAGGTGAGAAGAATGCGTGCAAACAAAGGTTGGGTAGAATTGGCGAATGGTGGAAATATGCCGGCGGCGACTGACGCAGTATATGCGGGTGAAGATAATTTAAACCAAGCGGGCTACAATACATCAACTTTATTTGGTGCAACTGCAGGTTCAGCATCATTTGATGAAATTTTAACCGGTAGTGATGCTGCAGCTATTGCAGGGTTATTTATCGTTTAA
- a CDS encoding ferritin-like domain-containing protein: MAKTINVSNKGATMDTSRRNFLKLGGAGLVVAGLAVAGCREDNYDFPMDGVFDLGTGDVGILNYAYALEQLEADFYTKVVNNFYGGISSVEKQLFIDIYNHEVIHRDFFKAAISGATNMILPKLEFKYDGVDFNSRDSILATSKALEDTGVAAYNGAGKYIKNLDYLVIAGKIVSVEARHASAIRDLINPGSGAFSGDDVIDANGLDVAKEPKDIIMAAGGFIKTPFTWKEQGIG, translated from the coding sequence ATGGCAAAAACAATTAATGTATCAAACAAAGGAGCAACTATGGATACAAGCAGAAGAAATTTCTTAAAGTTAGGTGGAGCCGGACTCGTAGTCGCAGGACTGGCTGTTGCGGGCTGTAGAGAAGATAATTACGACTTTCCGATGGACGGTGTTTTCGATTTGGGAACGGGTGATGTTGGAATTTTAAACTATGCTTATGCTTTGGAGCAGTTAGAGGCAGATTTTTATACAAAAGTAGTTAACAATTTTTACGGCGGTATTTCTTCGGTAGAAAAGCAACTTTTTATTGATATTTATAATCATGAGGTGATTCACCGTGATTTCTTTAAAGCCGCAATTAGTGGTGCAACTAATATGATTTTGCCAAAATTAGAATTTAAATATGACGGGGTTGATTTTAACAGCCGGGATTCCATTCTTGCAACCTCAAAAGCTTTAGAAGATACTGGAGTAGCTGCTTATAATGGTGCTGGCAAGTATATCAAGAATTTGGATTATCTGGTTATCGCGGGTAAAATAGTTTCGGTAGAAGCGCGTCATGCTTCAGCGATCAGAGACCTTATCAATCCCGGTTCCGGAGCGTTTTCAGGTGATGATGTAATCGATGCAAATGGTTTAGATGTTGCCAAAGAACCGAAAGATATCATTATGGCCGCGGGCGGATTTATTAAAACGCCTTTCACTTGGAAAGAACAAGGTATCGGTTAA
- a CDS encoding monovalent cation:proton antiporter-2 (CPA2) family protein: MNDNSLATTALIFLGAAIIMVPLVRKLGLSSVIGFILGGIIIGPFGLKLTGSDSNDIMEATEFGVIMLLFLVGLEIEPRKFWIIRKKIIGMGLGQMALTIGILFSIFYLADWRTDKALVAAICFSLSSTAIVLQTLKEKNIFRTDVGEASFSILLFQDIAVIPILALLPIIAQKSDKDENQLLLQYLPDWLQPFSIIIGVLMLVILGRYIFVPFLRYVSRSGMNELLTASSLFLVIGVSELMHAVGLSAALGAFIAGVMLATSEFRHELESQIDPFKGLLLAVFFVSVGATINFFVIMEDPMFIFTTTVVVLAVKFAVLMGVGKFFKLKLHQNFLVAFGLSQIGEFAFVLINYSTKLYLLDPKLNAQLMAITAITMCVTPILLIINEKLIEPRTQKTKNEPEKLELTEKTQKIIIVGFGHFGSTVGRLLRVNGIGATVLDNDPDRVNLLRSKGFKVYFGDAAKPGILRSAGAENADLLILCLDSPAKNKFIMEYARENFPQMKIFVRAKNRLDAYDFINNGVDNIYRETLGTAVNMAVDILKATGMRAYAARRLGQRFMVIDKAMTRKLAKEQLKDKVTFTMTEYLDREAELLAEDSHSFDESQWNEYEEYQN; encoded by the coding sequence ATGAATGATAATTCCTTAGCAACAACGGCCTTAATTTTTTTAGGTGCGGCCATCATTATGGTTCCCCTGGTTCGTAAATTGGGTTTGAGTTCTGTGATCGGATTCATTTTAGGTGGGATTATCATTGGTCCATTCGGCTTAAAATTAACCGGAAGCGATTCCAATGATATTATGGAAGCGACGGAATTTGGTGTTATTATGCTGCTTTTTTTAGTAGGTTTAGAAATCGAACCACGGAAGTTCTGGATCATACGAAAGAAAATTATTGGGATGGGACTGGGCCAAATGGCGCTCACGATTGGGATTCTTTTTTCAATATTTTATCTCGCAGATTGGCGCACCGACAAAGCCCTTGTTGCCGCGATTTGCTTCAGCTTATCTTCCACGGCAATTGTGCTGCAAACATTAAAGGAAAAAAATATTTTCCGAACAGATGTGGGTGAAGCCTCTTTTTCCATTCTACTTTTTCAGGATATTGCGGTGATCCCAATTTTGGCGCTTCTGCCTATTATTGCGCAGAAGTCCGATAAAGACGAGAATCAACTGCTTCTGCAATATCTTCCAGATTGGCTGCAACCTTTTTCTATTATTATAGGAGTGCTTATGTTGGTGATTTTGGGACGTTATATTTTTGTTCCTTTTTTACGCTATGTTTCCCGCTCCGGAATGAACGAACTGCTCACAGCATCCTCTCTTTTTCTCGTGATTGGTGTTTCGGAATTAATGCACGCCGTAGGATTAAGTGCGGCTTTAGGTGCTTTTATAGCCGGCGTTATGTTGGCCACCAGTGAATTCCGTCACGAATTGGAAAGTCAGATTGATCCCTTTAAAGGTTTGTTGCTGGCGGTGTTTTTTGTGAGTGTGGGAGCGACGATCAATTTCTTCGTGATCATGGAAGATCCCATGTTTATTTTTACAACAACCGTAGTGGTCTTGGCAGTAAAATTTGCAGTTTTAATGGGCGTCGGAAAATTCTTCAAGCTGAAACTTCATCAAAATTTCCTTGTGGCGTTTGGCCTTTCTCAAATCGGAGAATTTGCTTTTGTATTGATTAACTATTCTACCAAATTATATTTATTAGATCCAAAATTAAATGCACAGCTTATGGCAATTACGGCCATCACCATGTGTGTAACTCCTATTCTTTTAATTATTAATGAAAAGTTGATTGAGCCACGAACTCAAAAAACAAAAAACGAACCCGAAAAACTGGAATTAACGGAGAAAACGCAAAAAATCATTATCGTAGGTTTCGGACATTTCGGAAGTACTGTTGGCCGCCTTTTACGCGTGAATGGCATCGGCGCTACTGTTTTGGATAATGATCCGGACCGGGTAAACCTACTGCGGTCAAAAGGATTTAAAGTTTATTTTGGAGATGCTGCAAAACCCGGAATTTTACGATCTGCGGGTGCCGAAAACGCAGATTTATTAATTTTATGCTTAGACAGTCCGGCGAAAAACAAGTTCATCATGGAATATGCACGGGAGAATTTTCCCCAAATGAAAATTTTTGTACGGGCAAAAAACCGCCTTGATGCGTATGATTTCATTAACAATGGAGTTGATAATATTTATCGGGAAACGCTGGGTACTGCCGTAAATATGGCGGTTGACATTCTGAAAGCCACGGGAATGCGGGCTTATGCTGCAAGACGGTTGGGCCAAAGGTTTATGGTGATTGATAAAGCAATGACGAGAAAACTGGCCAAAGAACAACTTAAAGATAAAGTAACTTTTACGATGACTGAATATTTAGACCGTGAAGCAGAATTACTGGCGGAAGACAGCCATTCTTTCGATGAATCGCAGTGGAATGAATACGAGGAATATCAGAATTAA
- the smpB gene encoding SsrA-binding protein SmpB produces the protein MKIEKSIAIFNKRARFEYEIFEEIEAGMVLTGTEIKSLRSSKASITESFCQFIDGELYIINMMIDEYKLGTFYNHKTKRERKLLLHKRELQKFEKKLKDVGNTIIPLKLYINDKGKAKVLIALGRGKKLFDKRESIKERENKRNLDRILKKS, from the coding sequence ATGAAAATTGAAAAATCAATCGCGATTTTTAATAAAAGAGCTCGGTTCGAATATGAAATTTTCGAAGAAATTGAAGCAGGCATGGTACTTACAGGTACTGAGATCAAATCTCTCCGATCCTCTAAAGCGAGTATTACGGAATCGTTTTGTCAGTTTATTGATGGGGAGTTATACATTATTAATATGATGATTGATGAGTATAAATTAGGAACATTTTATAATCACAAAACAAAAAGGGAACGGAAGTTGCTACTCCACAAAAGAGAATTGCAAAAGTTTGAAAAAAAACTGAAAGACGTCGGTAATACTATAATTCCTTTAAAGTTATATATAAATGATAAAGGAAAAGCCAAAGTCCTTATTGCACTTGGTCGGGGTAAAAAACTCTTTGATAAACGCGAAAGCATAAAGGAAAGAGAAAATAAACGAAATCTCGACAGAATATTAAAGAAAAGTTAA
- a CDS encoding type II 3-dehydroquinate dehydratase codes for MKILIVNGPNLNLLGTREPEIYGSISMDDYLIELRTAFPQHEINDFQSNVEGEIINRLQKNDFDALVINPGAFTHYSYAIADCLQNISKPKIEVHISNIYKREEFRQKSVTAANTDGILSGFGMQGYRLAILSFNNN; via the coding sequence ATGAAAATTTTAATTGTAAATGGTCCGAACCTTAATTTATTAGGAACGCGTGAACCGGAGATTTACGGCAGTATTTCAATGGATGATTACTTGATCGAACTAAGAACGGCGTTTCCTCAGCATGAAATCAATGATTTCCAGTCCAACGTAGAAGGAGAAATCATCAACCGTTTACAGAAAAATGATTTCGATGCTTTGGTCATTAATCCCGGCGCTTTTACTCATTATTCCTACGCCATTGCAGATTGCCTGCAAAACATAAGTAAACCAAAAATTGAAGTGCATATCAGTAATATTTACAAGAGAGAAGAGTTTCGTCAAAAATCGGTAACTGCTGCAAATACGGATGGCATTTTAAGTGGTTTTGGAATGCAGGGTTATAGACTTGCGATTTTAAGTTTCAATAATAATTAG
- a CDS encoding ABC-F family ATP-binding cassette domain-containing protein yields MLTVSNLSLQFGKRVLFDEVNIMFSKGNCYGIIGANGAGKSTFLKILTGQQDPTTGSVSLEPGKRMSVLEQDHFAYDNYTVLETVLRGNKKLFEIKTEMDALYAKEDFSDADGIKAGELGVIYDEMGGWNSESDAMTMLSNVGIKDEMHYQMMSELENQNKVKVLLAQALFGNPDVLILDEPTNDLDIETIAWLEDFLSTYENTVIVVSHDRHFLDTVCTHIGDLDYAKLNLYTGNYSFWYQASQLATRQRQQANKKAEDKKKELQDFIARFSSNVAKAKQATARKKMIDKLNIEDIKPSSRRYPAIIFDTEREAGDQILEVKGLEKTKDGELLFSNIDLNLKKNDKVAIISKNSLAITEFFEILTGNTQADKGTFNWGITTNQSYMPLDNASFFQENISLVDWLRQFTKNDEERHEEYMRGFLGKMLFSGDEALKSCTVLSGGEKMRCMFSRMMLQRANVLLMDEPTNHLDLESITTLNNSLVSFKGNILLSSHDHEMLQTVCNRIVELTPKGIIDREMTYDEYLEDKRVKELQEQYYA; encoded by the coding sequence ATGTTAACAGTATCTAATTTATCTTTACAATTCGGAAAAAGAGTACTTTTTGACGAGGTAAATATTATGTTTAGTAAGGGAAATTGTTATGGAATTATCGGAGCCAATGGGGCCGGTAAATCTACTTTCCTTAAAATCCTGACCGGTCAACAGGATCCTACTACGGGATCTGTCTCACTTGAACCTGGGAAAAGAATGTCTGTATTGGAGCAGGATCACTTTGCTTACGATAATTATACAGTCCTGGAAACAGTCCTTAGAGGCAATAAGAAACTTTTCGAGATCAAAACTGAAATGGATGCCCTTTACGCTAAAGAGGATTTTTCTGACGCGGACGGGATTAAAGCTGGTGAACTCGGCGTAATCTATGACGAAATGGGCGGTTGGAATTCTGAATCGGATGCGATGACTATGCTTTCTAATGTTGGAATCAAAGACGAGATGCATTATCAGATGATGAGTGAGCTCGAAAATCAAAATAAAGTAAAAGTACTTCTCGCTCAAGCGTTGTTTGGAAATCCTGATGTTTTGATTTTAGATGAGCCTACCAATGATCTGGACATTGAAACAATCGCATGGCTGGAAGATTTCTTATCAACTTACGAAAATACGGTGATCGTTGTGTCTCATGACCGTCACTTTCTTGATACGGTTTGTACTCACATCGGTGATTTAGACTACGCAAAACTGAATCTTTACACCGGTAATTATAGCTTCTGGTACCAAGCCTCGCAGTTGGCAACACGACAGCGCCAGCAAGCGAACAAGAAAGCGGAGGATAAGAAAAAAGAACTTCAGGACTTTATTGCCCGATTCTCTTCCAACGTTGCAAAGGCAAAACAAGCAACGGCCCGTAAGAAAATGATTGACAAATTAAATATTGAAGACATTAAACCGTCCTCAAGACGTTATCCTGCAATTATATTCGATACGGAGCGTGAAGCGGGTGATCAAATTTTAGAAGTAAAAGGTTTAGAAAAAACGAAAGACGGCGAATTGCTTTTCTCCAACATAGATTTGAATCTGAAGAAAAATGATAAGGTGGCGATCATTTCGAAAAACTCTTTAGCCATTACAGAATTTTTTGAAATATTAACCGGAAACACGCAAGCAGATAAAGGAACATTTAATTGGGGAATTACAACCAACCAGTCATATATGCCTCTTGATAATGCCAGTTTCTTTCAAGAAAACATCAGCCTTGTTGATTGGTTACGACAGTTTACAAAAAATGATGAAGAACGTCATGAAGAATATATGCGTGGCTTTTTAGGCAAAATGCTTTTTTCAGGAGATGAAGCTTTAAAATCCTGTACTGTTCTCTCCGGAGGTGAAAAAATGCGCTGTATGTTCAGCCGAATGATGTTGCAACGTGCAAATGTGCTTTTAATGGACGAACCAACCAATCACCTGGATTTGGAGAGTATCACCACATTAAATAATTCATTGGTTAGTTTTAAAGGAAACATTTTATTGTCATCTCATGACCACGAAATGTTGCAAACCGTATGTAACCGGATTGTTGAACTAACTCCGAAAGGAATTATAGATCGCGAAATGACTTATGATGAATATCTGGAGGATAAAAGAGTGAAAGAATTACAAGAGCAATATTACGCTTAG
- the recJ gene encoding single-stranded-DNA-specific exonuclease RecJ → MTQKWIYKPEPDEDIVDGISSSLGFGTFESKILVLRGIDNYQKAREFFKPNLNDIHNPFLMKDMQLAVDRIATAIENGEKIMVYGDYDVDGTTAVALVYLYLSKIVEKKYLTYYIPDRNIEGYGISKEGIDFAKENDFPLIIALDCGIKALDKIDYAKEKGIDFIICDHHLPGEEIPDAVAVLDPKRKDCRYPFKELSGCGVGFKLCQGLNSIYKIPEAELFELTDLLAISIAADIVSMTGENRVLAKQGLKVLRKTRNLGLRMLIPEDKLATFEISNIVFEIAPKINAAGRISQGKAAVELMVSDNLKHAHQIVGEIVNLNDSRREMDMSSTVEALSQVEETGQLKNFSTVVYGPSWNKGVIGIVASRLTESYYKPTVVFTDGNNGELVASARSVSDFDVHQALEACSDLFLKFGGHPAAAGLSMEKDKLDLFREKFEKVVAAQIKEHQIEPSISIDSVVHVDELGKDFFNFHRKLAPFGPNNMKPILVLKDQKVAGYVKTMGKDNGHVKFYIKQDSTGKNIECVGFKLGKFADDFRTKTFDLAFTAEENHWKGNVTYFLNIRDVKFN, encoded by the coding sequence ATGACTCAAAAATGGATTTACAAACCCGAACCCGATGAAGATATTGTCGATGGTATCAGCTCTTCTTTAGGTTTTGGAACTTTCGAATCCAAAATATTAGTTCTTCGTGGTATTGATAATTATCAAAAAGCCCGGGAATTTTTCAAACCCAATTTAAACGACATTCACAATCCTTTCTTAATGAAGGATATGCAACTTGCAGTTGACCGGATCGCGACCGCAATTGAAAATGGCGAAAAAATTATGGTGTATGGCGATTATGATGTGGATGGAACTACAGCAGTGGCTCTCGTTTATTTATACTTAAGTAAAATCGTTGAAAAAAAATATCTAACATACTATATTCCCGATAGAAACATAGAAGGATATGGTATTTCTAAAGAAGGAATCGATTTTGCGAAAGAAAATGACTTCCCTCTCATCATCGCACTTGATTGCGGAATTAAAGCATTAGACAAAATTGACTATGCGAAAGAAAAGGGAATCGATTTTATAATCTGCGATCACCACTTACCGGGAGAAGAAATCCCCGATGCCGTAGCTGTTTTAGATCCAAAAAGAAAAGACTGCAGATATCCTTTTAAAGAATTATCCGGTTGTGGCGTAGGTTTTAAATTGTGTCAGGGATTAAACAGCATCTACAAAATACCGGAAGCCGAACTTTTTGAATTGACCGATTTGCTCGCAATTTCAATCGCGGCAGACATCGTTTCTATGACCGGCGAAAATCGGGTTCTTGCAAAACAAGGTCTGAAGGTTTTACGCAAAACAAGAAATCTGGGATTAAGAATGCTAATTCCGGAAGACAAACTGGCAACTTTTGAGATCTCAAATATTGTCTTTGAAATAGCACCTAAAATAAACGCTGCCGGCAGAATCTCTCAAGGAAAAGCGGCGGTTGAATTAATGGTTTCCGACAACCTAAAACATGCCCATCAAATTGTGGGTGAAATTGTAAACCTCAACGATTCGCGACGGGAAATGGACATGAGCAGCACCGTAGAAGCACTATCTCAAGTAGAAGAAACCGGGCAGTTAAAGAATTTCAGCACCGTGGTTTACGGACCGTCCTGGAATAAAGGAGTGATCGGAATCGTAGCTTCGCGACTTACCGAAAGTTACTATAAACCTACTGTCGTTTTTACCGATGGCAACAACGGCGAATTGGTCGCTTCTGCAAGATCAGTTTCTGATTTTGATGTGCATCAGGCATTGGAAGCCTGTTCAGATTTATTTCTAAAATTTGGTGGACATCCCGCAGCAGCAGGATTATCCATGGAGAAAGATAAACTTGACCTTTTCCGGGAAAAATTCGAAAAAGTAGTAGCCGCACAAATAAAAGAACATCAAATCGAGCCAAGCATCAGTATCGATTCAGTAGTTCATGTTGATGAGCTCGGAAAAGACTTTTTTAATTTCCACCGAAAACTGGCTCCTTTTGGCCCAAATAACATGAAGCCAATCTTGGTTTTAAAAGATCAGAAAGTTGCAGGCTATGTGAAAACGATGGGTAAAGATAATGGTCATGTTAAATTCTACATCAAACAAGATTCTACAGGTAAAAACATAGAATGTGTCGGCTTTAAACTGGGGAAATTCGCGGATGATTTTAGAACGAAAACTTTCGATCTTGCTTTTACTGCAGAAGAAAATCATTGGAAAGGAAATGTCACTTATTTCCTGAACATTCGCGATGTAAAATTTAATTAA
- a CDS encoding NAD(P)H-dependent oxidoreductase — protein sequence MKKTLAIFAHPYFEYSTTNVELIKAYESSEQLIFKDLYEEYPDFHIATFRERKRIWDYQRLVFHFPLIWFGLPPLLRLWIDEVFDMSWKAESNHPLMNKDAIIIVTIGAAEENYQKEGLYKTTIEELMKPLTLSLEVNGIEVKEIIAVYKADDLESEELKNTTERIKKTLAKYE from the coding sequence TTGAAAAAAACACTCGCAATTTTCGCCCATCCCTATTTTGAATATTCTACGACAAACGTAGAACTCATCAAAGCGTATGAGAGTTCTGAGCAATTAATTTTTAAAGATTTATATGAAGAATATCCGGATTTTCACATCGCAACTTTTAGAGAACGCAAGAGAATCTGGGATTACCAAAGGTTGGTTTTTCATTTTCCTTTAATTTGGTTTGGTTTGCCACCTTTGCTCAGACTTTGGATCGATGAAGTTTTTGACATGAGCTGGAAAGCAGAAAGCAACCACCCGCTCATGAACAAAGATGCCATCATTATTGTCACCATTGGAGCCGCGGAAGAAAATTATCAAAAAGAAGGATTATATAAAACAACTATTGAAGAATTAATGAAACCTCTTACTCTATCTCTAGAAGTAAATGGAATTGAAGTCAAGGAAATTATTGCCGTTTACAAAGCAGACGACCTGGAATCGGAAGAATTAAAAAACACAACAGAAAGAATTAAAAAAACACTGGCAAAATATGAATGA
- a CDS encoding alpha-amylase family glycosyl hydrolase encodes MKKSFLLLFIIFFTGISLDAQTKDLRYQPKENVEITHPEWSKNATIYEVNVRQYTPEGTFKAFENHLPRLKKMGVDIIWLMPIHPIGVQNRKGTLGSYYSVKDFYGINSEFGTMKDFQHLVDKIHAMGMYVIIDWVGNHSAWDNSLATQHPDWYTKTREGNFQPTPWYDWGDVIDFDYDNPDLRKYMTEALKYWVKETNIDGYRADVAGFIPTDFWENARQELDLIKTGIYVGRVGEP; translated from the coding sequence ATGAAAAAAAGTTTTTTGTTGCTTTTTATTATTTTTTTTACAGGCATTTCTTTAGATGCACAAACAAAAGATCTACGATATCAACCAAAAGAAAATGTAGAAATTACGCATCCGGAATGGAGTAAAAACGCCACAATTTACGAGGTGAATGTGCGGCAATACACGCCGGAAGGTACTTTTAAGGCCTTTGAAAATCATTTGCCACGATTAAAGAAAATGGGAGTCGATATTATTTGGCTTATGCCAATTCATCCGATTGGCGTACAAAATAGAAAAGGGACACTCGGTAGCTACTATTCAGTAAAAGATTTCTACGGTATTAATTCGGAGTTTGGGACGATGAAAGATTTTCAGCATCTTGTTGATAAGATCCACGCGATGGGAATGTATGTTATCATCGATTGGGTGGGAAATCATTCCGCCTGGGATAATTCTTTGGCGACGCAGCATCCGGACTGGTACACCAAAACCCGCGAAGGAAATTTTCAACCAACACCTTGGTATGATTGGGGTGATGTAATTGATTTCGATTATGACAATCCTGATTTGAGAAAATACATGACCGAGGCCCTAAAATATTGGGTTAAAGAAACTAATATTGATGGATATCGTGCTGATGTTGCAGGATTTATTCCCACTGATTTTTGGGAAAATGCGAGACAGGAATTGGATTTGATCAAAACCGGTATTTATGTTGGCCGAGTGGGAGAGCCGTGA
- a CDS encoding alpha-glucosidase C-terminal domain-containing protein, with the protein MLAEWESRDLYKKSFDMTYSWTLWNELRQAVNHQKLGGLVEYLSHDVNTVPRNAYRMTFTDNHDKNSWEGNPYLNFGPGLKTAIVMTGVVNGMPLCYSGQEAGLNRSLKFFEKDPIVWKHDENEELFTKLFHLKHNNQALWNGKYGGEMIRVVNDHQDQIISFYREMNKDAVLPILNFSDKEVAVNLDTKYYKGTYEELFTGKIYQISDQTSVKMEPWSYLVLVKKSK; encoded by the coding sequence ATGTTGGCCGAGTGGGAGAGCCGTGATCTTTACAAAAAATCTTTTGACATGACCTATTCCTGGACGTTGTGGAATGAACTGCGTCAGGCGGTGAATCATCAAAAGTTGGGAGGTTTGGTAGAATATCTTTCGCACGATGTAAATACCGTCCCACGAAATGCATATCGTATGACTTTTACAGATAATCATGATAAAAATTCCTGGGAAGGAAATCCGTATTTAAATTTTGGTCCCGGTTTAAAAACAGCCATCGTGATGACTGGTGTTGTCAATGGAATGCCACTTTGTTACAGCGGTCAGGAAGCCGGCCTGAACCGAAGTTTAAAATTTTTCGAGAAAGATCCAATAGTATGGAAGCACGATGAAAATGAAGAACTATTTACCAAATTATTCCATTTAAAACACAATAATCAAGCTTTATGGAATGGTAAATATGGTGGCGAAATGATTCGCGTAGTCAATGACCATCAGGATCAGATTATTTCCTTTTACAGAGAAATGAACAAAGATGCCGTTCTGCCAATTTTAAATTTCTCAGATAAAGAAGTTGCGGTAAATCTCGACACGAAATACTATAAAGGAACTTATGAGGAATTATTTACCGGAAAAATTTATCAGATTTCAGATCAGACTTCCGTAAAAATGGAGCCTTGGTCTTATTTGGTTTTGGTTAAAAAGTCGAAATAA